The proteins below come from a single Pichia kudriavzevii chromosome 2, complete sequence genomic window:
- a CDS encoding uncharacterized protein (PKUD0B03240; similar to Saccharomyces cerevisiae YOR086C (TCB1) and YNL087W (TCB2); ancestral locus Anc_2.202): MSLEDPHIQPPEQTAARDSSASISSIDHLIEDNKLDSSSETSLEEDHTVEHEEERANSAQPAKLNIGAPVSRSIGSKLRKAREEKEAAKRSPHAAAFRGWKEVTGYDDSFALSPVDEIMDLLTRSTSLEEILPENLYGEWFHGVGALLTACLLSSIVGYFRLSLGPVFFITIIFGLYYRSSIRKYRLNLRLQAQREFSVHAIEDDFESLDWLNVFLDKYWVYLEPSISQQITEIVNPMVAELDAIPAFVREIWIQSLTLGTKPPRVDRVRTLDRTADDVTVMDWTFSLIPNAQADTTVKQMRNHANFEIIVKAKIFGVTVPVLVSNISMRADARIRLRMMSNFPHIQTVNVSLSDTPDFDFIFKIIGSNSIFGFELFNIPGLYMMVKEMVKKYLGPMLFQPLSFELNLEQLLAGNGASGALGILELNVKSAEGLVAADTFNNTIDPYFTFGFQKNVKAKTKIVYDTMNPIYNETIRVILNSSSDPLAIKLYDENISDGRKDKFMGAALYDLDELISKTELKNLKIPILRNNYPAGSINLDIKYMKSLQGSKLPDGSFSPPPDYNTGVAKIVLSGARSFTSKDDEKKSVYAQLYLSGEKRLETPVAKNSNEASWSCDFEEIIYDRSKARVRVILRESLKENKILGSATLRLVDIIDASYVGNSWFPLSNNQGEIEISCNWNSVRIPGVKGALGYSEPFGVLRVYIEKASDLVRINKVGSIDPYFRVLVNGLQKGKTLTMDSTYDPKYYQSMYIPVSSVNQRITIEGMDVARHGQDRTLGSFQIRLNEFIDYNNEGKPIETSGELKEAKLFHRRKGAKGSVTYSIAFYPIKQVVTPEEAETEKKEAAELQAKIDAEEKKASNDKKDRSTEELSEQNNLALDTLHKDILPIEDIAKFDTGVLVFTLLGSKFSNSGYFQVFFDKNGYPEYETSISGNTNLQRTFDYLVKEMQKYSLMTFRIVEKKNTPLTKNALKEITVPTIKVLEHSYGKQTSLNIGDSSNTILFTTKFLPAMISSLPPADSIGNSGTLNIEFVGARELLSKDSNGKSDPFVKAYLNGDEFYKSKTIKKTLEPTWNESTSISIDSRVQSVIRFKVNDWDFGLEQDDKIGEYTYALKQLDPFDTEMKDYNFELIGEEGQYAGTLEVRMSFKPEYHTLLSAEKSLPNPGNIAIDGAGKILNTPGKVLGTASKIGSKAFGVFKKKHHDEE; encoded by the coding sequence ATGTCGCTAGAAGACCCACATATACAACCTCCGGAGCAGACTGCTGCGAGAGATTCCTCTGCGTCGATTTCATCGATAGACCACCTTATTGAGGATAACAAACTTGATTCTAGTAGTGAAACATCATTGGAAGAGGACCATACCGTTGAACATGAGGAAGAGAGAGCAAACTCTGCTCAACCTGCTAAATTGAATATTGGTGCCCCAGTGAGCAGATCTATTGGAAGTAAATTGCGGAAGGCaagagaggaaaaagaGGCAGCTAAGAGAAGCCCACACGCAGCAGCCTTTAGAGGTTGGAAAGAAGTAACTGGATATGATGATAGCTTTGCACTTTCACCAGTCGATGAAATCATGGACCTCTTAACACGTTCTACTTCTTTGGAGGAGATCTTGCCTGAAAACTTATATGGAGAATGGTTCCATGGTGTTGGTGCACTGTTAACAGCTTGTCTGTTATCATCGATTGTTGGTTATTTTAGACTGAGTTTGGGgcctgttttttttattacaATTATATTTGGGTTATATTACCGTTCTTCAATTAGAAAATATAGGTTAAATTTGAGATTACAAGCACAAAGAGAGTTTTCAGTCCATGCAATTGAGGATGACTTCGAATCTTTAGATTGGTTGAATGTTTTCTTAGACAAGTATTGGGTGTACCTGGAGCCGAGTATATCTCAACAAATTACTGAGATTGTTAATCCAATGGTTGCAGAACTAGATGCCATTCCTGCCTTTGTAAGAGAGATATGGATCCAATCATTAACATTAGGGACCAAGCCACCGAGAGTTGATAGGGTCAGGACGTTAGACAGAACAGCAGATGATGTTACTGTGATGGACTGgactttttccttgattcCTAATGCACAAGCAGATACAACAGTTAAACAAATGAGAAACCACgcaaactttgaaatcattgttAAGGCAAAAATTTTCGGTGTAACCGTACCGGTTTTAGTTAGTAACATCTCAATGAGAGCCGATGCAAGAATCAGGTTGAGAATGATGTCAAACTTTCCACATATTCAAACAGTTAACGTTTCCTTGAGTGATACTCCTGATTTtgactttatttttaaaattaTTGGTAGTAATAGTATATTTGGCTTTGAACTGTTCAATATACCTGGTCTATACATGATGGTAAAGGAGATGGTGAAGAAATACTTAGGACCAATGTTGTTTCAACCTTTATCCTTTGAATTAAATCTCGAACAATTACTTGCTGGTAATGGTGCCTCAGGTGCCTTAGGTATTTTAGAACTGAACGTGAAAAGTGCAGAAGGCTTGGTTGCTGCAGATACCTTTAATAATACCATTGATCCTTACTTTACCTTTGgtttccaaaaaaatgttaaagcaaaaaccaaaattgtTTATGATACAATGAATCCGATCTATAATGAGACCATAAGGGTAATCCTAAACTCATCATCAGATCCACTAGCTATTAAATTGTACgatgaaaatatttctGATGGTAGAAAAGATAAATTCATGGGCGCTGCATTGTATGATTTGGATGAGCTTATTTCTAAGActgaattgaaaaacctCAAGATCCCAATATTGAGAAACAACTATCCTGCAGGATCCATCAATTTAGACATCAAGTATATGAAGTCTTTACAGGGATCTAAATTACCAGATGGCTCTTTCAGCCCACCACCAGATTATAATACTGGTGTTGCTAAAATTGTATTATCCGGTGCAAGAAGTTTTACTTCTAAAGACGATGAGAAGAAATCTGTTTACGCACAGTTATATCTTTCAGGTGAAAAAAGGCTTGAAACTCCAGTGGctaaaaattcaaatgaagCTAGCTGGTCAtgtgattttgaagaaattatcTATGATAGATCAAAGGCTAGAGTTCGTGTAATCTTAAGAGAAAGtttgaaggaaaacaaaattttgGGATCTGCAACTTTACGTTTGGTGGATATCATTGACGCTTCTTATGTTGGAAATAGTTGGTTCCCATTGAGCAATAATCaaggtgaaattgaaatatcTTGTAACTGGAACTCAGTTAGAATTCCAGGTGTTAAGGGTGCTCTCGGTTATAGTGAGCCATTTGGTGTATTGCGTGtttatattgaaaaggcaaGTGATTTGGTTAGGATCAATAAAGTTGGAAGTATTGATCCATATTTTAGGGTTCTAGTTAATGGTTTACAGAAAGGGAAAACGTTGACAATGGATTCTACTTATGATCCTAAGTACTACCAATCTATGTACATTCCAGTTTCTTCTGTTAATCAAAGGATTACTATTGAAGGTATGGATGTGGCTAGACATGGTCAAGATAGAACTCTTGGCTCTTTTCAGATTAGATTAAATGAATTCATTGACTATAATAATGAGGGCAAACCAATTGAGACGTCTGGTGAGTTGAAAGAAGCAAAATTGTTCCACAGGAGAAAAGGTGCAAAGGGCTCTGTTACTTATTCTATAGCGTTTTATCCTATCAAGCAAGTGGTAACTCCTGAAGAAGCAGAGACGGAGAAAAAGGAAGCTGCTGAGTTACAGGCCAAGATTGAtgctgaagaaaagaaggcTAGCAATGACAAGAAAGACAGGTCTACCGAAGAACTTTCGGAACAGAACAATCTTGCCCTTGACACTTTACACAAAGATATACTACCAATCGAAGATATAGCTAAATTTGATACTGGTGTTTTAGTTTTTACTTTACTGGGTTcgaaattttcaaactctGGTTATTTCCAGGTTTTTTTTGACAAAAACGGGTACCCGGAATACGAAACTAGCATTTCAGGTAATACCAACTTGCAACGTACATTTGACTATCTAGTGAAAGAAATGCAAAAGTACTCTTTAATGACTTTTAGgattgttgagaaaaaaaacacaccTTTGACTAAAAATGCATTGAAAGAAATCACTGTTCCAACAATTAAGGTGTTGGAACACAGTTACGGTAAACAAACAAGCCTTAATATTGGGGATTCGAGCAATACGATTTTGTTTACCACAAAATTCCTTCCTGCTATGATATCATCTTTGCCTCCTGCCGACTCCATCGGTAATTCAGGTACCttaaatattgaatttgttgGAGCTAGGGAACTACTTTCTAAAGACTCGAACGGTAAATCTGATCCATTTGTTAAGGCCTATCTAAATGGTGACGAGTTCTACAAGAGCAAAACTATAAAGAAGACTCTTGAGCCTACTTGGAACGAGAGCACGTCTATTTCCATCGACTCAAGAGTTCAGTCTGTGATTAGATTTAAAGTTAACGACTGGGATTTTGGTCTCGAACAAGATGACAAGATTGGTGAGTACACATATGCATTGAAGCAATTGGATCCATTTGACACCGAGATGAAAGACTATAATTTCGAATTgattggagaagaaggacaGTATGCCGGAACATTAGAGGTAAGGATGTCATTCAAACCAGAGTATCACACTTTGCTCAGTGCCGAGAAGAGTTTACCTAATCCGGGCAATATTGCTATTGATGGTGCAGGAAAAATCCTAAATACTCCTGGAAAGGTTCTGGGTACTGCATCTAAGATTGGCAGCAAAGCGTTTGGtgttttcaagaagaagcatCATGATGAAGAATAG
- a CDS encoding uncharacterized protein (PKUD0B03245; similar to Saccharomyces cerevisiae YDR201W (SPC19); ancestral locus Anc_8.409), with protein MRSGTHNGSGPDSEPTKGLNTTITMLESMIETLHHSVQIIKKQTQDVPELARVLQTKALFDVLPERLVLQRPLKIRKMVKPILEKDNKTLDAFISKYKVKKQILQQQSRISKLKLDSLAKQSGMYLNKKTMINSKEE; from the coding sequence ATGAGGTCAGGTACACACAATGGTTCTGGTCCTGACTCAGAGCCTACGAAGGGCCTAAACACCACAATAACAATGCTCGAGAGTATGATTGAAACATTGCATCATTCCGTCCAAATAATCAAGAAGCAGACACAAGATGTTCCAGAATTGGCCCGAGTTTTACAAACCAAAGCACTATTCGACGTCTTGCCGGAAAGATTGGTGCTACAGCGGCCCCTCAAGATCAGAAAGATGGTTAAGCCtatacttgaaaaagacAATAAAACATTAGATGCatttatttccaaatacaaggtaaaaaaacaaattttaCAGCAGCAGAGtagaatttcaaaattgaagttgGATTCATTGGCCAAACAAAGTGGAATGTatttaaataaaaagacTATGATAAATAGTAAGGAAGAGTAA
- a CDS encoding uncharacterized protein (PKUD0B03250; similar to Saccharomyces cerevisiae YDR202C (RAV2); ancestral locus Anc_8.410) yields MTTQFHTSRKLNPQDISVLVSQQSKNEIGWYISEIIANQLDPIKDVLVYCKRNLEESNDTQYKLPLSSHQSEVVKGTLTRENFKITELHMVIHSPHFNSGKKFEFVMKSQEYIIIRQLLDCHDAIENAIHYMNKIMENEENEHTTELFMRYIDQICTQLKLARESLAHPQPVYEFPQLRNPGTIFEPVFPKTGALDFIINEGELSVEFKSLKIVEKRPWNVIIDQKNRLSFADVVRKQISKMRDMPMNRIISDEYMKYIEWRKQHTNEGNHEENGISGTIKNMFSFNGDPSLSTLIKHANAYLETSITYIDDDNVPFVVQVADRCQVVTSDPILLSISVKLESIDKTMTRISKNLSSISQI; encoded by the coding sequence ATGACTACACAGTTCCACACTAGCAGGAAACTTAACCCTCAGGACATTTCTGTTTTAGTATCCCAGCAGtcaaaaaatgaaattggCTGGTACATCTCTGAAATTATAGCCAATCAACTAGATCCAATTAAGGATGTGCTTGTATATTGTAAACGAAATCTAGAAGAGTCAAATGACACGCAATATAAGCTTCCACTGTCATCTCATCAGTCCGAAGTGGTCAAGGGAACATTGACTAGAGAAAACTTCAAGATAACAGAGCTACATATGGTTATACACAGTCCTCACTTTAACAGTGGTAAGAAATTCGAGTTTGTAATGAAGTCACAAGAATACATCATTATAAGACAACTTCTGGATTGTCACGATGCCATCGAAAACGCTATTCACTATATGAACAAAATTATGGAAAATGAGGAGAATGAACATACTACAGAGTTATTTATGAGATACATTGATCAAATTTGCACTCAGTTGAAATTAGCAAGAGAGTCATTGGCCCATCCACAGCCAGTGTACGAATTTCCCCAGCTTAGAAATCCGGGCACCATTTTTGAGCCTGTTTTCCCCAAAACAGGTGCATTAGATTTTATCATAAATGAAGGGGAACTAAGTGTTGAGTTTAAGAGTCTtaaaattgttgaaaaacgTCCTTGGAATGTCATAATTGATCAGAAGAATCGACTGTCATTTGCGGATGTAGTCAGGAAACAAATCTCAAAGATGCGTGATATGCCAATGAACAGAATCATTTCAGACGAGTACATGAAATACATCGAATGGAGAAAACAACACACAAATGAAGGGAACCATGAAGAGAACGGTATAAGTGGGACCATCAAAAACATGTTTTCATTTAATGGGGATCCGTCCTTATCTACTTTGATAAAACATGCAAATGCATACTTGGAGACTTCAATCACGTACATTGACGACGACAATGTACCTTTTGTAGTTCAAGTTGCTGACAGATGTCAGGTTGTGACTTCTGATCCGATATTACTCTCAATTAGCGTAAAGCTTGAGAGTATTGATAAAACAATGACACGAATAAGCAAAAATCTTTCTAGTATTAGCCAAATCTGA
- a CDS encoding uncharacterized protein (PKUD0B03260; similar to Saccharomyces cerevisiae YDR180W (SCC2); ancestral locus Anc_8.381): protein MGKRNIEDFHPENKEREYSPSIITALPHHPFNFLIPNQSLLPLVTPQFAQVKPDQILLSQDNVNDLKTEKAVCSYLLETEDPDLKYLKFKKPLSSSNRFNFTLDYDPQLAGQPPDAPNISLVRKQDYLKVNYNTDNLDTYIKFNDDDHLVDEIVKLFGVDTSNAMYKSENNKAMCKKSESSKFQAPQFVYEISTTQSSLLIHAKEELEGLVSRIITGVNIDNMDEEVDSQLDFWNKFSLLFEKDTFYVREEILKIVESKLLLMIKYNSSISTDSDVFAKLLESCVAILDNALTLDWVEYFSTENIDYSDEFRLFVCVVLQASSIVLLLSSSAYFTSMFVKQDKGVVQVVDFISIFGSVLKSFLQSDPYIELPELFISPLQSFSHLLQQFAESIYKMTLEESQVTRLEYIAFDLVFTDNFSSKQLSVLSSPMEQIRRQSANLIIELYSTYEDQRQFLLNEIVENLRSLSPLKSRAKNLRLDSGITVQVVSYLIVSLIQCHHKFGNNFDYSEWEYLYLDHKTKAKTVQFNELDSQYWSSINDEYSGMLKATNQFMDCFLIKINSLYNSDLRKVIENIYADFFTLLKLPQFPACSVILYSTLSSALTLLHSAEKTYSNAQWMLFEIIALIASKILEINSQKQVLLFDSGIQLDDYELLSKKCYNVVSYLRFSQSNSNIVAANFITMDFLYKSKGLEQSLEKVVNSHEQLLSSEKRISLEILLKEVKSTLMRFMELPFLSKSVNNAENMSQIEIAECFRTILISHDLSTKYKDILSFIISSLNNPKVKFKIMALKTLTMLISNEDALLEDKQLRLLFKQRLSDDSATVIDVTLELILKILQNKPKYIEEYFEVVSSKILSSSVAVKRKTVNLIDYMFANTSDITIKVKLCQALLTQLEDEDDKIIDLACIKLTELLFLGLEGNQKEPVDFSVISFNSKAFESVKIMTGLFSQGAAVWDIFEKFFNERIIFTGHLTRSSREELHKSIHRIVDLMLTLVTNLNVENDSATVLSNETILGVLSTFVKSKSNLVSQHQLIALQPYFINDYDSNQVCYYALQILNSSLVDQKIINTAFLNTCKQSIMKRLTRFNTKELDQAVQCLWKLYKLEGNTEPLARACVSSLRMLLRYITSLQNLGADFKIEPALPRLIYLIGTFGQYCNLEQNRDIFLNAGLGLKEKEAISVFLLKYLLQFCGNNVVKPLRKVAIKNTMNICIHHPKLFFSVPVSKLIDETFKKKDFAITNIVVGSLLVFLEKEELRMMQKNGFDVKRSSSIQLDIAVFHGYSLEYVNDGICATLVQKYLTNILNICLNKNIDHAINAVKFLKLVVKFGFSNPRTCFPVIVALECSKSRYIRHTMLELHKFLFDKYENLVESTYSESLRMAVRYSNDIYNAEDLWQCSSFLKFFFQIVKQRKSRQCVDKFIHAIIRGLNITSMFKFSKMSKVELLQAQNQIILLAININEIEFETQLELLEVVCSVERIILSEEAIFNDDFNMLLNIFEEDVTDEKAKHVAMSKALLALKCLVKCLIANYSINPELIVRYQESVDKKEFKTSIQKVNSNIFYKGEILDLLTKNLNNQLTLLRRKLLELSES from the coding sequence ATGGGGAAACGAAATATTGAAGACTTTCATCCAGAGAATAAAGAAAGAGAGTACTCACCTTCTATAATCACGGCGTTACCACATCATCCATTTAACTTTTTAATTCCAAACCAGAGTTTATTACCATTAGTGACGCCTCAATTTGCGCAGGTGAAGCCAGATCAGATTTTACTATCACAGGATAATGTGAATGATCTCAAGACAGAGAAGGCAGTATGCTCATATTTGCTAGAAACAGAAGATCCtgatttgaaatatttgaaatttaaaaaaCCATTGAGTAGTTCCAACCGATTTAACTTTACACTTGACTATGATCCACAGTTAGCTGGGCAACCCCCAGATGCACCAAATATTAGCCTAGTGAGAAAGCAAGATTATTTAAAGGTTAATTATAATACTGATAACCTCGACACATATATCAAATTTAACGATGATGACCATTTGGTTGACGAAATAGTTAAACTATTTGGCGTCGACACTTCAAACGCTATGTATAAATCCGAAAACAATAAAGCAATGTGCAAAAAATCAGAATCCTCCAAATTCCAGGCTCCACAGTTTGTTTACGAAATTTCAACTACACAGTCGTCCTTACTAATACATGCTaaagaagaacttgaagGACTAGTATCAAGAATTATTACCGGAGTTAACATTGATAACATGGACGAGGAAGTGGACTCTCAATTGGACTTTTGGAACAAGTTCTCCTTACTCTTTGAGAAAGATACATTTTATGTGAGAGAAGAAATCCTgaaaattgttgaatctaAATTATTACTAATGATCAAGTACAATTCGTCAATTAGCACTGATTCTGAtgtttttgcaaaattATTGGAATCTTGTGTAGCAATTTTAGATAACGCACTTACTCTTGATTGGGTGGAGTATTTTAGCACGGAAAATATTGATTACAGTGACGAATTTCGGCTGTTTGTATGCGTTGTATTACAAGCTAGTTCCATTGTTCTTTTACTGAGCAGCTCGGCATATTTCACTTCTATGTTTGTAAAACAAGACAAGGGTGTTGttcaagttgttgattttatttcaatatttggCAGCgttttgaaatcatttcTTCAGTCAGATCCATATATTGAATTACCGGAGCTTTTCATCTCTCCACTTCAGAGTTTTTCTCATTTATTACAACAATTTGCGGAAAGTATTTACAAGATGACATTAGAAGAATCCCAGGTAACAAGATTAGAGTATATTGCATTTGATTTAGTATTTACTGATAACTTTAGCTCAAAACAGCTAAGCGTTTTGAGCTCTCCGATGGAGCAGATCAGAAGGCAATCTGCCAACCTCATAATTGAACTATATTCAACTTACGAAGATCAAAGGCAATTTCTCTTAAATGAAATAGTTGAAAACCTAAGATCACTTAGCCCTCTTAAATCAAGAGCTAAAAACTTAAGACTAGATTCCGGTATTACGGTGCAAGTGGTTAGCTATCTCATAGTGAGTCTAATACAATGTCATCataaatttggaaacaacTTTGATTATTCCGAGTGGGAGTATCTCTATTTGGATCATAAAACTAAAGCCAAAACCGTTCAGTTTAACGAACTTGACTCACAATATTGGAGCTCCATCAATGATGAATACAGTGGAATGCTAAAGGCAACCAATCAGTTTATGGATTGTTTTCTCATAAAAATTAATTCCCTTTATAACTCAGACTTGAGaaaagttattgaaaacatatATGCTGACTTCTTCACACTTTTGAAGCTTCCTCAATTTCCTGCATGTAGTGTAATATTATACTCTACATTATCAAGTGCTCTTACTTTGCTCCATTCAGCTGAGAAGACTTACTCTAATGCACAATGGATGTTATTTGAAATAATTGCATTGATTGCATCTAAAATCCTTGAAATAAATAGTCAGAAACAAGTTTTGTTATTCGATAGTGGTATTCAGCTTGATGATTATGAActtctttcaaaaaaatgttatAATGTTGTCTCTTATTTGAGGTTCAGTCAGAGCAATTCAAATATAGTGGCCGCAAACTTCATTACAATGGATTTTTTGTATAAGTCAAAAGGACTTGAACAGTCATTAGAGAAAGTTGTTAATTCTCATGAACAACTGCTTAGCTCAGAAAAACGAATAAGCCTGGAGATTCTGTTGAAAGAGGTGAAATCCACTTTGATGCGATTTATGGAATTGCCTTTTCTTAGTAAAAGTGTGAACAACGCTGAAAACATGAGTCAAATAGAGATTGCTGAATGTTTTCGGACAATACTAATATCGCATGATCTCAGtacaaaatacaaagatATTTTATCATTCATTATATCCTCCTTGAATAACCCGAAAgtaaaattcaaaataatgGCACTGAAAACCCTAACTATGCTCATAAGTAACGAAGATGCACTACTTGAGGACAAGCAGCTACGGTTACTATTCAAGCAACGATTATCAGATGATTCTGCAACTGTAATTGATGTTACTCTTGAACTGATTCTGAAGATACTACAAAACAAACCTAAGtatattgaagaatactTTGAAGTTGTCTCGAGTAAGATCCTAAGTTCAAGTGTTGCggtcaaaagaaaaaccgTTAACCTGATTGACTACATGTTTGCCAATACTAGTGATATCACTATCAAGGTTAAGTTGTGCCAAGCTCTACTTACACaacttgaagatgaagatgacaaAATTATTGATCTGGCATGTATCAAATTGACTgaattgttgtttcttggCTTGGAGGGTAATCAAAAGGAGCCGGTTGATTTTTCAGTGATTTCATTCAATAGTAAAGCTTTTGAAAGCGTTAAAATTATGACAGGTCTGTTCTCACAGGGAGCTGCTGTCTGGGATATTTTTGAgaagtttttcaatgaacGGATAATTTTTACTGGGCATCTCACCAGATCTAGTCGGGAAGAACTACATAAATCCATACATCGTATAGTTGATCTGATGCTAACGCTTGTTACAAACTTGAacgttgaaaatgattcCGCAACTGTGTTGTCTAATGAAACCATTTTAGGAGTGTTATCCACCTTCGTGAAGAGTAAAAGTAATTTGGTTTCCCAACACCAACTAATTGCTTTGCAGCCTTACTTTATCAACGATTACGATTCTAATCAAGTGTGTTATTACGCCCTTCAGATTTTGAATAGTTCTCTGGTTGACCAGAAAATTATTAACACTGCATTTTTGAATACATGTAAGCAATCAATTATGAAAAGGTTGACACGGTTTAATACCAAAGAGTTAGATCAAGCTGTGCAATGTTTGTGGAAGCTTTACAAACTAGAAGGGAATACTGAGCCTTTAGCAAGAGCATGTGTTTCATCGCTAAGAATGCTCTTGCGGTACATTACAAGTTTGCAAAATTTAGGTGCTGACTTCAAAATAGAACCTGCTCTTCCTAGATTGATTTACTTGATCGGCACTTTTGGTCAATACTGCAATCTTGAACAAAATagagatatttttttaaacgCTGGCTTGGgattgaaggaaaaggaagcTATTTCTGTGTTTTTGTTAAAATATCTTTTACAGTTTTGTGGCAATAATGTTGTGAAGCCTCTAAGAAAGgttgcaatcaaaaatacTATGAATATTTGTATCCATCATCCTAAGCTTTTTTTCAGTGTACCTGTTTCCAAGCTAATAGatgaaactttcaaaaagaaggatttTGCAATAACTAATATAGTCGTAGGATCTTTACTCGTGTTCcttgaaaaggaagagCTAAGAATGATGCAAAAGAATGGTTTTGATGTAAAACGTTCTTCCTCTATTCAATTAGACATAGCAGTATTTCATGGATACTCTCTAGAGTATGTCAATGATGGCATATGTGCAACTTTAGTACAGAAGTATTTGACAAATATTCTAAATATTTGCCTGAACAAGAACATTGATCATGCCATTAATGCagtgaaatttttgaaactgGTAGTTAAATTTGGGTTCTCAAACCCTAGAACCTGTTTTCCTGTTATAGTTGCCTTGGAATGTTCTAAATCTAGGTATATTAGACACACTATGTTAGAGTTACATAAGTTTCTCTTTGACAAATACGAAAATCTCGTTGAATCTACATATTCTGAGTCTCTCAGGATGGCAGTTCGTTATTCAAATGATATTTACAATGCGGAAGATTTGTGGCAATGTTCaagtttcttgaaattcttttttcaaatagtaaaacaaagaaaaagcagACAATGTGTTGATAAATTTATTCATGCAATAATACGGGGTTTAAACATTACAAGTATGTTCAAGTTCTCCAAAATGAGCAAGGTTGAATTGCTTCAAGCACAGAATCAAATTATTCTGCTGGCAATTAATATCAATGAGATAGAGTTTGAAACGCAACTTGAACTTTTAGAAGTCGTTTGTAGTGTGGAGAGAATTATCTTAAGTGAAGAAGCAATCTTCAATGATGACTTCAACATGTTAttgaatatctttgaagaagatgtgACGGATGAAAAAGCAAAACATGTTGCTATGAGCAAAGCATTATTAGCCTTGAAGTGCTTGGTAAAATGCTTAATTGCAAACTACTCTATTAACCCGGAGTTGATAGTCAGATACCAAGAGAGTGTCGATAAAAAAGAGTTTAAGACTTCCATACAAAAAGTTAACTCTAATATATTCTACAAAGGTGAAATCCTCGACTTGCTGacaaaaaatttgaataacCAACTAACCCTACTACGCCGTAAATTACTAGAACTAAGTGAAAGCTAA